The genomic region GAGATGGACGCCGAGCAGCTCTGGTCGACCACCATGGACCCTCAGCGCCGCACGCTGCTCCGTGTGACCGTCGCCGACGCCGAGCGGGCCAGCGCCCTGTTCGAGCTGCTCATGGGTAACCAGACCGACCCCCGACGGGACTGGATCGTGGACAACGCCCGCTTCGCCGCCAACGTCGACGTGTGACCGTGACGCCCGCCCGACCCCTCCGGAGGCACCGTGAGCCCCGCCAAGAAGACCCGTAAGAAGAAGAGCCCGGCCGGGGGCGCATCCCAGCTCGACCTGCTCCAGGTCGGCGGCGTCGTGGACGTCGCCATCGAGGACCGCATGGAGCAGGCGTTCCTCGACTACGCGATGTCGGTCATCGTCGGCCGCGCGCTCCCGGATGCGCGTGACGGGCTGAAGCCGGTGCAGCGCCGGATCCTCTACACGATGTGGGAGACCGGGCTGCGCCCCGACCGCCCCTACCGCAAGTGCGCCTCGGCGGTCGGCGAGGTGATGAAGAAGTACCACCCCCACGGCGACACCGCGATCTACGACGCGCTCGTGCGGATGGCGCAGGACTTCTCGACCCGCGAGCTCCTGGTGGACGGGCACGGCAACTTCGGCTCGATCGACGGCGATCCACCCGCCGCGATGCGGTACACCGAGGCGCGCCTGTCCCTGCTCGCGATGGAGCTGCTCGACGGCATCGACGAGGACACCGTCGACTACGTCCCCAACTACGACGGGTACGAGCGCGAGCCGGTCGTGTTGCCGGCGCGGTTCCCGAACCTGCTCGTCAACGGCGCCACCGGGATCGCCGTCGGCATGGCGACCAACATCGCCCCGCACAACCTCGGCGAGGTGATCGACGCCTGTCTGCACCTGATCGACAAGCCCAAGGCGACCGCACAGCAGCTCATGAGGTTCGTGCCCGCGCCCGACTTCCCGACCGGCGCGCGCATCGTCGAGAGCGACGGGATCCGCGACGCGATGATCGCGGGGCGGGGCGCGGTGACGCTCGAGGCGGTCGCGACCACCGAGGTGCGCTCCGGCAACCTCCCCCGCATCGTCATCACCGAGATCCCCTACCAGGTGAACAAGGCCAACCTCCTCGAGAAGATCGCCGGCCTGGTGCAGAAGAAGGAGTTCGAGGCCATCCGCGACCTGCGCGACGAGTCGTCACGCGACGGGATGCGGATCGTGATCGAGCTCAAGCGGGGCGAGGATCCCGCGCGGGTCCTCGAACGCCTCTACCGCAAGACCGACCTGCGCACGAACTTCAACGTCAACTGCGTCGCGCTCGTCGACGGGGCGCCGCAGACGCTGGGGATCAAGGAAGCGCTCGAGATCTACCTCGCGCACCAGCGCGAGGTCCTGACCCGTCGGACCGAGCACCGGCTCAAGCGCGCCGAGGACCGGGCCCACATCCTCGAGGGGCTGCTCCACGCGCTCGACTACCTCGACGAGGTCATCGCGCTCATCCGAGGCAGCGACTCGGCCGAGGACGCCAAGCACGGGCTGATCAGCGACTTCGAGCTCAGCGAGCGTCAGGCCCAGGCCGTGCTCGACATGCAGCTGCGCCGGCTGGCCGCACTCGAACGGGCCGCACTCGAGGACGAGTACCAGGAGCTGCTCGAGATCATCGAGGCGCTCCAGGCGATCCTGCGCTCCAAGGCGCGGCTCGACGAGGTCCTCAGGGAGGAGCTCACCGAGATCCAGCGCATCCACGCCACGCCCCGACGGTCGGTGATCGTGGCCGCGGGCGAGGTCACCGACGACGAGATCCTGGAGACCGGCTCGGACGTCGTGTTCGAGGCCCAGGACGTGACCGTGTACGTCACCCAGGGGGCGTACGTGAAGGTGGTTCCGCAGCGCCGCACCACGCCCGCGCACAAGCATGGCCACGACCCCTTGGTGGCGGTGCTGCGTGCCACGACCGACCACAGCATCCTGCTCGTCGACCGGGCCGGGAACGGCTACCGCATCGACCTCTCCGACGTGCCGGTGCAGCAGCCGCGCCACCGGGGCGTCTCGGTCGACCAGCTCATCGGCACGGGACCCGACGTCCCACTCGCCGGGGCGGCGGTGCTCTACGCGGGCGCCACGGTCCTGACAGTCTCGGTGGCGGGACAGGTGAAGCGCACCGATGCCGAGGAGTACCTCACGCGGCAGCGGCAGATCCAGGCAGCCGGGGTGAGGGACACGGACGAGATCGAGTTCGTCGCCGCGGCGACCGACGACGACCACCTCGTGCTGGCTCACGACCAGGGGCTGGTGGCCCGCTTCCCGCTGTCGGAGGTCCGCACGACGGGCCGCACGGCATCGGGCGTCGCCGGGATGAAGCTGCCCAAGGGGGCGAAGCTGGTGTCCGCGACGATCGTCGAGGCCGGCAGCGACGAGGGCGAGATCGCGACCATCGCTGGTGACGGCACCGGCTTCCGCGCCCCGCTGTCGCAGTACCCGGTCCAGGGGCGGGGCGGCAAGGGCGTGAAGGCCGGGCCCGATCGGCTGCTCTACTGCGGCGTCGCGCGCGACCTGCACCTGCACGGCGACCCTGCCGCCGTCGTCCGCCCCGTCGACCTCCCGGTCGGCAAGCGCAACGGCAAGGGGGCGCCGCTCGACGCGGCCGTCGGGGCGCCGGTCATCCCCGAACACGCCTGATCCCGGGAGTGGGAGCGGAACACCGCGCTCGGCGGCGGGAAACTGCTCCCGCTCGGTTCCCTAGCTCGCGGGGACGATGCGGAAGACGCTGCCGCCGGCGGTGGTGAGGTACAGCTCACCCGCGGCGTCGAGGCCGAACGAGGTGGGGCCGGCGTAGCCGCTGACCGACTCGCCGGTCTCGGCGCTGAGGCCTTCGAGCTGGTCGGTCCAGTCGCGCTCGTCGGTGACCTGACCGTCCTCGTGGCGGAAGCTACGCACGAACCCGCCGCACACGTCGGCGTAGAGGTAGTGGCCGTGCAGCTGCGGGATCGCCTCGCCGCGGTAGACGTACCCGCCGATCACCGCGCAGCCCTCGTCCGTCGGGTACTCGAACACGGGCAGCGTCAGGCCTGCCGTGGAGCAGTCCTGGGGTGGGTCGAAGCAGTGGTTGCCCTCGGTGATCGGCCAGCCGAAGTTCAGCCCGCTGGCATCGGCGGGGACGACGTTGACCTCCTCGAAGGCGTTCTGACCGACGTCGGCGATGTACAGCAGCCCCTCGGCCTCGTCGAACGAGAACCGCCACGGGTTGCGCAGTCCGTAGTGCCACACCTCCCGCGCTCCGTCCCCGCCGTCGGCGAAGGGGTTGTCTGCAGGGACCTCGTACGGCGCCCCGCCGTCGACGTCGACGCGCAGGATCGTGCCGAGCAAGGTGTCGGGGCGCTGGCCGTTGCCGAACTGATCGCCCGCGCCGCCGCCGTCGCCGAGCGCGAGGTACAGCATCCCGTCGGGTCCGAACGCGAGCATCCCGCCGTTGTGGTTGCTCGCCGGCTGGTCCGCCGACAGCAGCTCCGCGACCGGTGCGGAGGACGCGACGTCAGGATCGTCGCTGACGGCGTACTCGACCAGTGCGGTGTCGCCACCACCGTCGGTGTAGTGGACGAAGAAGCGGCCGTTCGAGGCGTACTCGGGATGGAACGCCAGACCCAACAGGCCGCGCTCGTTGCCCACGCTGACCACCTCGCTGAGGTCGAGGAAAACGTCGGGTCCGCTGCCACGGCCGCCCACTCGTACGGCGGCCGTCATCGGGTCGGTGAGCACCAGGACCCGCCCCGACTGCTCCACGATGAACAGCCGGTCGTCGTCAGGTGGTGCCGTGACGTACAGGGGGCCACGCAGCCCGGTCGCCACCTCCTCCAGCGCAAGTCGCACGTCGGCGTGCCCGACCGTCGCGGTCGGTCCCGGCGTGGACGTCGCGTCAACCGTCGTCGGGACGGACGTCGGACCGCTCGCCGTCGGCGCTTCGGTCGGGGCGCGGGTCGTCGAGGCGGGAGGGGCGAGCTCCTGGTCGGGTCCACACGACACCGCGGCCAGTAGCACGACCACGGCCACGCCTGACCAGGCGGAGGAGCGACGCCAAGAGATCAGAGGAACCGCAGCACCTCCGCCCAGCCACCCTCGGCGGTGGGCGCGATCACGTGGTCGGCGACGGCCAGGGCGTCCTCCTGACCGTCCTGGACGACGCAGGCGATCCGGGCCTGGTGCAGCAGCTCGACGTCGTTGTTACCGTCCCCCACGGCCAGGATGCGGTCGGGATCGACCGCGGCGCGGTCACAGAAGGCGAGGACACCCTCCCGCTTGGTGATGCCTCGGGGCGCGACCATGAGCGTGACCCCGCCGTAGAAGAGGTCACGGTTGATCACCGCGACGCCGTCCTCGATGTCCCGAGCAACGGGGCCGAGCACCTCGGGGTCGCCGCCGATCAGGCCCATGTTGAGCACCGCGCGCTCCTTCACCGTGCGGCGAGGGTCCTCGCGGATGACGCCCCCGGAGACGCGGCGGAGGTGCTCGGGATGCGTGGCACAGTGCGGCCCGACGACCAGCTCGGTGTCGCCGTCCTCGACGTAGATGACCGGCTCGAGGTCGTGGTCGAGGAACACCTCCAGCACGCGCATCGCCTCGGCACGTTCGAAGGCGTGACGGTGGAACTCCTCCCCCGAGGCGAGGTCGAGACCGAGCGCC from Actinomycetota bacterium harbors:
- a CDS encoding DNA topoisomerase 4 subunit A; its protein translation is MSPAKKTRKKKSPAGGASQLDLLQVGGVVDVAIEDRMEQAFLDYAMSVIVGRALPDARDGLKPVQRRILYTMWETGLRPDRPYRKCASAVGEVMKKYHPHGDTAIYDALVRMAQDFSTRELLVDGHGNFGSIDGDPPAAMRYTEARLSLLAMELLDGIDEDTVDYVPNYDGYEREPVVLPARFPNLLVNGATGIAVGMATNIAPHNLGEVIDACLHLIDKPKATAQQLMRFVPAPDFPTGARIVESDGIRDAMIAGRGAVTLEAVATTEVRSGNLPRIVITEIPYQVNKANLLEKIAGLVQKKEFEAIRDLRDESSRDGMRIVIELKRGEDPARVLERLYRKTDLRTNFNVNCVALVDGAPQTLGIKEALEIYLAHQREVLTRRTEHRLKRAEDRAHILEGLLHALDYLDEVIALIRGSDSAEDAKHGLISDFELSERQAQAVLDMQLRRLAALERAALEDEYQELLEIIEALQAILRSKARLDEVLREELTEIQRIHATPRRSVIVAAGEVTDDEILETGSDVVFEAQDVTVYVTQGAYVKVVPQRRTTPAHKHGHDPLVAVLRATTDHSILLVDRAGNGYRIDLSDVPVQQPRHRGVSVDQLIGTGPDVPLAGAAVLYAGATVLTVSVAGQVKRTDAEEYLTRQRQIQAAGVRDTDEIEFVAAATDDDHLVLAHDQGLVARFPLSEVRTTGRTASGVAGMKLPKGAKLVSATIVEAGSDEGEIATIAGDGTGFRAPLSQYPVQGRGGKGVKAGPDRLLYCGVARDLHLHGDPAAVVRPVDLPVGKRNGKGAPLDAAVGAPVIPEHA
- a CDS encoding PQQ-dependent sugar dehydrogenase, with amino-acid sequence MRLALEEVATGLRGPLYVTAPPDDDRLFIVEQSGRVLVLTDPMTAAVRVGGRGSGPDVFLDLSEVVSVGNERGLLGLAFHPEYASNGRFFVHYTDGGGDTALVEYAVSDDPDVASSAPVAELLSADQPASNHNGGMLAFGPDGMLYLALGDGGGAGDQFGNGQRPDTLLGTILRVDVDGGAPYEVPADNPFADGGDGAREVWHYGLRNPWRFSFDEAEGLLYIADVGQNAFEEVNVVPADASGLNFGWPITEGNHCFDPPQDCSTAGLTLPVFEYPTDEGCAVIGGYVYRGEAIPQLHGHYLYADVCGGFVRSFRHEDGQVTDERDWTDQLEGLSAETGESVSGYAGPTSFGLDAAGELYLTTAGGSVFRIVPAS
- a CDS encoding HAD family hydrolase, which codes for MARIDLVVTDLDGTLWDAQERIHDSTLVALREIEARGTPILVATGRRPRSARAGLSRANLQPPAVVLGGALGLDLASGEEFHRHAFERAEAMRVLEVFLDHDLEPVIYVEDGDTELVVGPHCATHPEHLRRVSGGVIREDPRRTVKERAVLNMGLIGGDPEVLGPVARDIEDGVAVINRDLFYGGVTLMVAPRGITKREGVLAFCDRAAVDPDRILAVGDGNNDVELLHQARIACVVQDGQEDALAVADHVIAPTAEGGWAEVLRFL